A region from the Mucilaginibacter sp. CSA2-8R genome encodes:
- a CDS encoding MOSC domain-containing protein, which yields MKLSANSPLQKLMDTMPQQGKVNWIGIRPKRRVPLQSLPQVEALTLKGLAGDHFSGSATSKRQVTLIQQEHLNLIASVMQLPDLTPAMLRRNIVVSGINLLALKDRKFWLGDVLLEYTGECHPCSRMEEILGPGGYNAVRGHGGITTRIVQGGWINVGDSVSVDIKTVNEQPTLF from the coding sequence ATGAAATTATCTGCCAACTCGCCGTTACAAAAATTGATGGATACCATGCCTCAGCAGGGCAAGGTAAACTGGATTGGTATCCGGCCTAAACGCCGCGTGCCGCTGCAATCGCTTCCGCAGGTAGAAGCCCTGACATTGAAAGGCCTTGCGGGCGATCATTTTTCGGGTTCGGCCACCAGCAAGCGGCAGGTTACCTTGATACAGCAAGAACACCTCAATTTGATTGCATCGGTAATGCAGCTGCCTGATTTAACCCCGGCCATGCTGCGTCGCAATATTGTGGTTAGCGGCATCAATCTGCTGGCCCTTAAAGACCGCAAATTTTGGTTGGGCGATGTTTTGCTTGAGTACACCGGCGAATGCCACCCTTGCTCAAGAATGGAAGAGATATTAGGCCCCGGCGGCTACAACGCCGTGCGCGGGCATGGCGGCATTACAACCCGCATTGTGCAAGGCGGATGGATTAATGTAGGCGACAGCGTAAGTGTTGATATTAAAACAGTAAATGAGCAGCCAACTTTATTTTAA
- a CDS encoding RagB/SusD family nutrient uptake outer membrane protein, which translates to MKNLSKLIYGTMLASSVLMVPTSCKKSFLDENQITSLNTEDFKTTTGLDGLVIGMYQSLRFHFNYTWAYTTTNYGVDEFTVGGDRTEQMWNSYDANLNSFSGDAASVFDNMYGNINSANIVIENVPQYYNGASKNMRLGEGYFMRAFDYFKLVKQFGGVPLKLTQSSSVQYEFTRNSAKEVYAQVISDFLKAYDLLPATAPETGRITKWAAAHFLAKAYLFRASELYNDWNSDTKTEDLNNAVKYADLVINTSGLTLATNFSDLWNFSAVDGPNETNKEIILAAQFSSNTATQGRYGNQVHLYFPSVYQNLPGMQRDIPGDREFQRMRSTDYALDVYDRVNDSRFWKSFKTSYLCNRPSSAPTWTAATAPNASLVGKPKFAGGEESIRYVINNAGDTRYTTTNIALRAPNMYVRYFAGQPENLQGGHGNYGVSQYVALSKFMDGSRNAVASQFGQRDGILARLAETYLIAAEAYGRLGNYGAALPYINRVRDRAAYKDGENREAYVDGGIAYKNNTAANTAQFVSYSEKNTYYESNNIAAPTTVNTLNSMHINSIGDILNSNREFYSRLGVASDADKFLTFILNERSRELMGELLRWEDLARTKTLVKRTAIFSDEARPSESKHYVRPIPQTFLDQIRKDGNPLSPAEKTALQNPGY; encoded by the coding sequence ATGAAAAATTTATCTAAATTAATATATGGCACCATGCTGGCTTCCAGCGTTTTAATGGTACCTACCTCGTGCAAAAAAAGTTTTTTGGATGAGAATCAGATTACAAGCTTAAACACCGAAGATTTTAAAACCACTACCGGTTTAGACGGCCTGGTGATTGGTATGTACCAAAGCTTAAGGTTTCATTTTAATTATACTTGGGCTTATACTACTACCAATTACGGTGTTGACGAGTTTACCGTGGGCGGCGACCGCACCGAGCAAATGTGGAACTCGTATGATGCTAACTTAAACTCGTTTTCGGGCGATGCAGCCAGCGTCTTTGATAATATGTATGGCAACATTAACTCGGCCAACATCGTGATTGAGAATGTGCCGCAGTACTATAACGGCGCTTCAAAAAACATGCGTTTAGGCGAGGGGTATTTTATGCGTGCTTTTGATTATTTTAAACTGGTTAAGCAGTTTGGCGGCGTTCCGTTAAAATTAACCCAATCAAGCTCGGTACAATATGAATTTACCCGTAACAGCGCTAAAGAAGTATATGCACAGGTGATAAGCGACTTTTTAAAAGCTTATGATCTTTTACCTGCAACTGCGCCCGAAACCGGCCGTATTACTAAATGGGCTGCCGCTCACTTTTTGGCAAAAGCTTATTTGTTCCGCGCCAGCGAGTTGTATAACGATTGGAACAGCGATACAAAAACTGAAGATTTGAACAATGCCGTAAAATATGCTGATTTGGTAATTAACACCAGCGGGCTTACTTTGGCTACCAACTTCAGCGATTTGTGGAACTTTAGCGCAGTTGATGGTCCGAACGAAACAAATAAGGAGATTATCCTGGCGGCACAGTTCTCCAGCAATACTGCTACACAAGGCCGTTACGGTAATCAGGTACACTTATATTTTCCGTCGGTTTACCAAAACTTACCGGGTATGCAACGCGACATTCCGGGCGACCGCGAGTTTCAGCGTATGCGCTCAACCGATTATGCCTTGGATGTGTACGACCGTGTAAACGATTCGCGCTTTTGGAAGAGTTTTAAAACCAGTTATTTATGTAATCGCCCTTCGTCGGCTCCAACCTGGACTGCCGCTACTGCACCAAATGCATCTTTGGTAGGTAAGCCAAAGTTTGCCGGTGGCGAAGAGTCTATCCGTTATGTAATTAACAATGCTGGTGATACCCGCTACACTACAACTAATATCGCCTTGCGTGCGCCAAACATGTATGTGCGTTATTTTGCCGGGCAGCCCGAAAATTTACAGGGTGGGCATGGTAATTACGGCGTTAGCCAGTACGTAGCTTTGTCAAAATTTATGGATGGATCGCGTAATGCCGTAGCTTCTCAATTCGGTCAGCGTGATGGTATATTAGCCCGTTTGGCCGAAACCTATTTGATTGCTGCCGAAGCGTACGGCCGGTTAGGTAATTACGGTGCGGCCCTGCCTTACATTAACCGTGTGCGCGACCGTGCCGCTTATAAAGACGGCGAAAACCGCGAGGCTTATGTAGATGGCGGTATAGCTTACAAAAATAATACCGCTGCCAACACTGCCCAGTTTGTTTCGTACTCAGAAAAAAACACTTATTATGAGTCGAACAACATTGCTGCTCCAACTACAGTCAATACGCTAAACAGCATGCACATTAACAGCATAGGCGACATCCTGAACTCGAACCGCGAGTTTTACAGCCGTTTAGGTGTAGCATCGGATGCTGATAAGTTTTTAACCTTTATCCTTAACGAGCGCTCGCGCGAGCTGATGGGTGAGTTGTTGCGCTGGGAAGATTTAGCCCGTACCAAAACATTAGTGAAGCGTACAGCCATATTTAGTGACGAAGCCCGCCCAAGCGAGTCTAAGCACTACGTACGCCCAATTCCGCAAACCTTCCTGGACCAAATCAGGAAAGACGGTAACCCATTAAGCCCTGCAGAAAAAACTGCATTGCAAAATCCAGGTTATTAA
- a CDS encoding TonB-dependent receptor, whose product MQYNLLKPGNCLKFMRITVSQVLIALILSGVAYARKASAQILDKIVNLSVKEPNLQEALKAIEKTAGVKFVYSKSIIQTNREVSYSGSNQRLDAVLNSILPTDIGYQLINDRIVLSAKKSSVNAGTQQAIPVRGKVISDKGEELIGVSVTIKGSTTGTITDVNGNFSLNVPDANAVLVIKYIGFTTKEVPVGNQTNLSITLVTEASNLNEVVVVGYNVVKKSDVTGSTVSVDAAEIRSRPVQNAIQALQGKAAGVDVTSNERPGTVGSVLIRGVRSITGTSDPLYVVDGIPLISGGIETINPNDIETIDVLKDASATAIYGSRGANGVIIVTTKKGKAGRLALDLVSTTTIENIVDRQQMMNSAQYIDFRRDAYRRVRYLNPAASATSSYPDVPTLADDRRIFGTDQYALANIEKGWQNGVYDGSLVPTTDWTGLVKKTGVTTDNIVSVSGGTDKVTAYGSFGYLNQQGTQLGQDYKRYSSKMSVDVKATKWFSMGGSVAATYSFQNYGFATSNVTGPGTLYFAARDMLPYAVPYDNNGNRINLPGGDITILNPIGEDQYNINLFKTLRVLGSLYAEVNLFKGLKYRVNFGPDFNNVYQGRWQDQNSINRGGGEPGSTNYAQLNQSNRFSYTLDHLLYYNKSIGKHDFGATFLYSSLYNRAESSTMTATKLPYNKQLWYQLNSVSALDAFGTNLTENSLLSYMGRVNYSYAGKYLLTASARWDGASVLAPGNKWDFFPSAALAWRLDQEEFIKDINWINQLKVRVGYGATGNASIPAYTTNGLLQTLYYTYGSSVQAGYVASDASLANPISLPNKDLKWERTTQYNLGVDYGFFKGRISGSLDVYSTKTTGLILNAPIPSPNGYPTSLLNFASSSNKGIEINLTTENIQSKNFKWSTTINFAVNKDKITDLPTGNSYTTAVRGGDYSYIVGQRIRSYYGFEKLGIWQNTPEDLAEMAKFNANIPNANSQFRPGSIKVRDVNGDYRIDANNDRVIVGNAVPKWNGGITNTFTYKSFDLSAFVFARWKFTVLTGAESLQGRYAQRVVDYWTPTNPTNAYPAPNYGSASGDAYVSSMNYQDGSFIKIRNITLGYVLPNSLIKRAGLSRVRVYAQALNPGLLYSKIDWIDPDLGGSTFNRGFVFGLNVGF is encoded by the coding sequence ATGCAATACAATTTACTCAAACCGGGCAACTGCCTTAAATTTATGCGGATTACGGTAAGCCAGGTACTCATTGCACTTATCCTGTCGGGCGTGGCTTACGCTCGCAAGGCTAGTGCGCAGATACTGGACAAGATCGTTAATCTGTCTGTAAAGGAACCTAATTTACAGGAAGCGCTGAAAGCTATTGAAAAAACAGCAGGCGTAAAATTTGTTTACAGCAAAAGTATCATTCAAACTAACCGCGAAGTTAGTTACTCAGGCAGCAACCAGCGTTTGGATGCTGTATTGAACAGCATTTTACCAACCGACATCGGCTATCAGCTCATTAACGACCGTATTGTGCTGAGTGCTAAAAAAAGCAGTGTTAACGCCGGTACACAGCAGGCTATCCCTGTTAGAGGTAAAGTAATTAGCGACAAAGGCGAGGAATTGATAGGCGTTAGCGTTACTATTAAAGGTAGCACCACCGGTACCATTACCGACGTAAACGGTAATTTTAGCCTTAATGTGCCCGACGCCAATGCAGTGCTGGTGATTAAATATATTGGCTTTACCACTAAAGAAGTGCCTGTTGGCAATCAAACCAACCTAAGCATTACCTTAGTAACCGAAGCCAGCAACCTTAATGAGGTAGTAGTGGTAGGTTATAACGTAGTAAAGAAAAGCGACGTTACCGGATCTACCGTAAGTGTAGACGCTGCCGAAATCCGTTCAAGGCCCGTGCAAAATGCTATACAGGCATTGCAGGGTAAGGCCGCCGGTGTTGACGTAACTTCAAACGAGCGTCCAGGTACAGTGGGTAGTGTACTCATTCGTGGCGTGCGCTCCATCACCGGCACGTCCGACCCATTATACGTAGTAGACGGTATTCCGTTAATCTCAGGCGGTATCGAAACCATCAACCCTAACGATATCGAAACCATCGACGTGTTAAAAGATGCATCAGCTACCGCCATCTATGGTTCGCGCGGTGCAAACGGTGTAATTATCGTTACTACTAAAAAAGGTAAAGCCGGCCGTTTGGCTTTAGATCTGGTGAGCACTACCACAATAGAAAACATTGTTGACCGCCAGCAAATGATGAACTCGGCTCAATACATTGATTTTCGTCGTGATGCTTATCGCCGTGTAAGGTACCTTAATCCTGCAGCCAGCGCCACCTCTTCCTATCCGGACGTACCTACTTTGGCTGATGACCGCCGTATTTTTGGTACCGACCAATATGCACTGGCTAACATTGAAAAAGGATGGCAAAATGGTGTTTATGACGGCAGCCTGGTACCTACCACCGACTGGACTGGTTTGGTGAAAAAAACCGGTGTTACTACTGATAATATTGTAAGTGTGAGCGGTGGTACAGATAAAGTTACCGCCTATGGCTCATTTGGCTATTTAAACCAGCAAGGCACACAGCTTGGCCAGGACTATAAGCGTTACAGCAGTAAAATGAGCGTTGATGTAAAAGCCACCAAATGGTTTAGCATGGGCGGTTCGGTAGCTGCTACTTACAGCTTCCAAAATTATGGTTTTGCTACCAGTAACGTAACTGGCCCCGGTACACTGTATTTTGCAGCCCGTGATATGCTGCCTTATGCTGTTCCTTATGATAATAATGGCAACCGCATCAATCTGCCGGGTGGCGACATTACTATCCTGAACCCGATAGGCGAAGATCAATACAACATCAACTTGTTTAAAACGCTACGAGTTTTAGGCTCGTTATATGCCGAAGTTAATTTATTTAAAGGCTTAAAATACCGTGTAAACTTTGGCCCTGATTTTAACAACGTTTACCAGGGCCGCTGGCAAGACCAAAACTCTATCAATAGGGGTGGTGGCGAGCCTGGTTCAACCAATTACGCTCAGCTAAACCAAAGTAACCGTTTCTCGTACACGCTCGATCACTTGTTGTATTACAATAAGAGTATAGGCAAACACGATTTCGGTGCTACCTTTTTGTACAGCAGCTTGTACAACCGCGCCGAATCATCAACCATGACAGCTACCAAGCTGCCTTATAACAAACAGCTTTGGTACCAGCTTAATTCAGTAAGTGCACTTGATGCATTTGGTACTAACCTTACCGAAAACTCATTGCTTTCTTACATGGGTCGTGTTAACTACTCATACGCCGGCAAATACTTGTTAACAGCTTCGGCACGCTGGGATGGTGCATCTGTGTTAGCCCCGGGCAACAAGTGGGACTTTTTCCCATCAGCAGCATTAGCTTGGCGTTTGGATCAGGAAGAATTTATTAAGGATATAAACTGGATTAATCAGTTAAAAGTAAGAGTAGGTTACGGTGCTACAGGTAACGCTTCAATACCGGCATACACCACCAACGGTTTATTGCAAACTTTGTATTACACTTACGGCAGCTCGGTACAAGCCGGTTACGTAGCTTCGGATGCATCGTTAGCTAACCCAATTTCGTTACCAAACAAAGATTTGAAATGGGAGCGTACCACGCAGTACAACTTAGGTGTTGACTACGGATTTTTCAAGGGTCGCATCTCAGGTTCGTTGGATGTGTATTCAACAAAAACCACTGGCTTGATTCTTAACGCTCCGATACCATCTCCTAATGGTTACCCAACCAGCTTATTAAACTTTGCTTCGAGCTCAAACAAAGGTATCGAGATTAACCTAACCACCGAGAACATCCAGAGCAAAAACTTTAAATGGAGCACTACGATTAACTTTGCTGTAAACAAAGATAAAATCACCGATTTGCCAACCGGTAACAGCTATACCACTGCGGTTAGAGGCGGCGATTATTCTTACATCGTAGGTCAGCGTATTCGTAGCTATTATGGTTTTGAAAAATTAGGCATTTGGCAAAATACGCCTGAGGATTTAGCCGAGATGGCCAAATTTAACGCCAACATCCCGAACGCTAACAGCCAGTTCAGGCCAGGATCCATCAAGGTAAGAGACGTTAACGGCGACTACCGTATTGATGCTAACAACGACCGTGTAATTGTAGGTAACGCTGTACCTAAATGGAATGGTGGTATCACCAATACATTTACCTACAAATCATTTGATTTGTCGGCCTTTGTTTTTGCGCGCTGGAAATTTACCGTGTTAACAGGTGCTGAATCTTTACAAGGCCGTTACGCACAGCGTGTAGTTGATTACTGGACACCAACTAACCCAACCAATGCTTACCCGGCGCCTAACTACGGTAGTGCATCAGGCGATGCTTATGTATCATCTATGAACTACCAGGATGGATCGTTCATTAAAATACGTAACATCACTTTAGGATACGTATTGCCAAACAGCCTGATTAAAAGAGCAGGGCTGTCTCGTGTACGGGTGTATGCACAGGCGCTTAACCCAGGCTTGCTATATTCAAAAATTGACTGGATTGATCCGGATTTGGGCGGCTCTACCTTTAACAGAGGCTTTGTTTTTGGTTTAAATGTTGGATTTTAA
- a CDS encoding FecR domain-containing protein, with product MKITPQLIEKYLNNTCTPEERQAVDGWYKSFDEQPNPLDVMDNGAADVLRESIYNRFKSGLSSSKSDNHSGGTQHKLYRAMYGIAGLAAAALLLTKVSMMFQAYHKQPLPVQDGAQIAFRNATNSIHKRVLPDRSTVWLSPHSTIIYPKKFAGHFRDVSLSGEAFFEVTKDAAHPFVISSGELLTKVWGTSFRVRAYKNEPAEVAVVTGKVSVLNAKAHAEVMLLPNQKATLYHHEQLIKNTGNAVAAEMRIWKKVSLSFDDAKLNEVFAALNKHFDINIYSKDARLNQYAFTGDFSNQSLPAILDMIRQSTNTNYTIVHGRSFAFNPNK from the coding sequence ATGAAAATTACCCCACAACTTATTGAAAAATATTTAAACAACACCTGTACGCCTGAGGAACGGCAAGCGGTTGACGGCTGGTACAAAAGTTTTGATGAGCAGCCCAACCCGCTAGATGTTATGGATAATGGTGCTGCCGATGTTTTGCGAGAGTCAATTTACAATCGATTTAAGTCCGGATTGTCTTCGTCAAAATCAGATAACCATTCGGGCGGCACACAGCACAAGTTGTACCGGGCAATGTATGGCATTGCAGGTTTGGCCGCAGCTGCACTCTTGCTTACCAAGGTAAGTATGATGTTCCAGGCTTATCATAAACAGCCATTGCCGGTACAGGATGGTGCGCAAATTGCCTTTAGAAACGCAACCAACAGTATTCACAAACGCGTACTGCCCGACCGGAGCACGGTGTGGCTAAGTCCGCATAGTACTATTATCTATCCAAAAAAATTTGCGGGCCATTTTCGCGACGTAAGCCTAAGTGGCGAAGCCTTTTTTGAAGTGACCAAAGATGCCGCACATCCGTTTGTAATTAGCAGCGGCGAATTGCTTACTAAAGTATGGGGAACCAGCTTTAGAGTACGTGCTTATAAAAATGAACCGGCTGAAGTTGCGGTGGTTACCGGTAAAGTTTCGGTACTCAATGCCAAAGCACATGCTGAGGTGATGTTGTTGCCTAATCAAAAGGCCACACTGTACCATCATGAGCAGTTAATTAAAAATACCGGCAACGCTGTGGCCGCCGAAATGCGCATTTGGAAAAAAGTGTCGCTCTCTTTTGATGATGCTAAACTTAATGAGGTTTTTGCCGCGCTGAATAAGCATTTCGACATCAACATTTATAGTAAAGATGCCCGCTTAAATCAATACGCCTTTACCGGCGACTTCAGCAATCAAAGTTTACCTGCCATACTGGATATGATCCGGCAGTCTACCAACACCAATTACACCATCGTCCACGGACGCTCATTTGCATTTAACCCCAACAAATAA
- a CDS encoding RNA polymerase sigma-70 factor → MLDVKILTDLQLLNLIKADHEPAFKELYCRYWKQLYAFAYNRVRSREVAEEIVQDFLTNFWLNRAKLNIQSSFEGYIYTSIKNLVLNYFAREARKSQMLENISVSSSVLDNSTEELIMLHELRLVITREVSQLPVKCRSVFELSRIENKSNKEIAQTLGISEKTVEGHLSKALKRLRLNLNALVVTVFAIFIY, encoded by the coding sequence ATGCTGGATGTTAAGATTTTAACAGATTTACAATTACTTAACTTAATTAAGGCCGACCACGAACCGGCTTTTAAGGAGTTGTATTGTCGCTACTGGAAGCAGTTGTACGCCTTTGCTTATAACCGGGTGCGAAGCCGCGAAGTTGCCGAAGAAATTGTGCAGGATTTTTTGACCAACTTTTGGTTAAACCGGGCAAAGCTGAACATACAAAGTTCGTTTGAAGGCTATATCTATACATCGATAAAAAACCTAGTACTTAATTACTTTGCCCGCGAGGCACGTAAAAGCCAGATGCTCGAAAACATTAGCGTTAGTAGCTCAGTATTAGACAACTCGACCGAAGAGTTAATTATGCTGCACGAACTGCGCTTGGTAATAACCCGCGAGGTGAGCCAGTTGCCGGTAAAATGCCGCTCAGTTTTTGAGCTTAGCCGTATCGAAAATAAATCTAACAAAGAGATTGCGCAAACGCTGGGTATCTCCGAAAAAACGGTAGAGGGCCATTTAAGCAAAGCCCTTAAACGCCTGCGCTTAAACCTGAATGCGCTAGTTGTAACTGTTTTTGCCATTTTTATTTACTAA
- a CDS encoding DUF3072 domain-containing protein — MINEDNLSASGDLFEDDDQHRKTNSNDDLQGSNTEKDPDEWTTGDEPMTGAQKSYLKTLSDEAKVEFDENLTKAEASKKIDELQHKTGRGLS; from the coding sequence ATGATAAACGAAGATAATTTAAGTGCAAGCGGTGATTTATTTGAAGATGATGATCAACACCGCAAAACCAACAGCAATGACGATTTGCAGGGCTCAAACACCGAAAAAGACCCTGATGAATGGACTACAGGCGACGAGCCCATGACTGGCGCTCAGAAGTCTTACCTCAAAACTTTGTCAGACGAGGCTAAAGTAGAGTTTGACGAAAATTTAACTAAAGCCGAAGCGTCTAAAAAGATTGACGAGTTGCAACATAAAACAGGTAGGGGATTATCATAA
- a CDS encoding glycosyltransferase family 9 protein, which translates to MKFHETDIKKIAIFRALQLGDMLCIIPAMRALRYAYPTAHITLFGLPWAKSFTDRFSSYFDDFVHFPGFPGLPEQPFNAAETVKFLTGVQGRYDLLLQMQGNGTVINPMMELFGAAHTGGFYTPDDFVANTETFLPYPDYGPEPQRHVLLMEHLGIPEKGLALEFPVTAQDEDDLAALQLPLQKGKYVCIHPGSRGAWRQWPTENFAALADYCAEQGYQPVITGTGPEVPIVEEVISKMKSEAINSAGKTNLGAMGVLIKNSRLLVSNCTGVSHMASAFQTPSVVISMDGEPERWGPVNAQLHRTINWLQTPDFNLVKKELVELMRK; encoded by the coding sequence ATGAAATTTCATGAAACAGACATTAAGAAGATTGCCATATTCAGGGCGTTGCAATTAGGCGATATGCTATGCATTATACCGGCTATGCGTGCCCTACGTTACGCTTACCCTACCGCCCATATTACCTTATTTGGCTTGCCCTGGGCCAAGAGCTTTACCGACAGATTTAGCAGTTACTTCGATGACTTTGTGCATTTCCCAGGTTTTCCCGGTTTGCCGGAGCAACCGTTTAATGCGGCCGAAACCGTTAAATTTTTAACCGGTGTACAAGGCCGTTACGACTTGCTTTTACAAATGCAGGGCAATGGTACCGTTATCAATCCGATGATGGAATTATTTGGCGCTGCCCACACCGGCGGGTTTTATACCCCTGATGATTTTGTTGCTAACACTGAAACATTTTTGCCCTATCCCGACTACGGACCCGAACCGCAGCGCCATGTGTTATTAATGGAGCATTTGGGTATACCCGAAAAAGGATTAGCATTGGAGTTCCCGGTTACGGCGCAAGATGAAGACGATTTAGCTGCGCTTCAGCTACCGCTTCAAAAAGGTAAGTACGTTTGCATCCATCCTGGGTCGCGAGGTGCGTGGCGCCAGTGGCCCACCGAAAATTTTGCAGCCCTGGCCGATTACTGTGCCGAGCAGGGCTACCAACCGGTTATTACGGGTACAGGTCCGGAAGTTCCGATTGTGGAAGAAGTAATAAGCAAAATGAAGAGCGAGGCCATCAACAGTGCCGGTAAAACAAATTTAGGTGCTATGGGCGTGCTGATAAAAAACTCAAGGCTACTGGTGTCAAACTGTACGGGCGTATCGCACATGGCATCTGCATTTCAAACACCAAGCGTAGTTATTAGTATGGATGGCGAACCAGAACGTTGGGGACCAGTGAACGCACAACTACACCGCACCATAAACTGGTTACAAACGCCTGATTTTAATTTGGTAAAAAAAGAATTAGTTGAGTTAATGCGCAAGTAA
- a CDS encoding response regulator, which translates to MENRVLVVDDNEFILSLISQILNNQGYDVETLTRAYGIVDRIQHFHPNLILLDVELPDGDGRDLCRMIKQSKDMQHIPVVMCTGIDEVNDFLQQQPHPDGILHKPFDMYQLIHVVEEKLPLAA; encoded by the coding sequence ATGGAAAACAGGGTTTTGGTAGTAGATGATAACGAGTTCATTCTCAGCCTTATTTCCCAAATATTAAATAACCAGGGTTACGATGTTGAAACGCTAACCCGGGCTTACGGGATAGTAGATAGAATACAGCACTTTCATCCTAATTTGATACTATTAGATGTTGAATTACCCGATGGGGACGGCCGCGATTTATGCCGCATGATTAAACAATCAAAAGACATGCAGCACATTCCTGTAGTGATGTGTACCGGTATTGATGAAGTGAACGACTTTTTGCAGCAGCAGCCACACCCCGATGGTATACTACATAAACCATTTGATATGTATCAGCTTATACACGTGGTTGAAGAAAAATTACCACTGGCTGCTTAA
- a CDS encoding Crp/Fnr family transcriptional regulator: protein MDTPQLNLIFGSVSKHITLTPAEKQTFADMLQIKQLKRKQHWVANGDICRHSAFVTSGCLRGYTVDQNGFEHVLSFAPVDWWMADMYSLLSHQPGQLNIEALEDTEMLLLSKINQEELYQTIPKFERFFRILAEKSLVAYQQRLIDNLSLPAAERYARFCKRYPTLIHQLPQKQIASYIGVTPEFFSKMRKSL, encoded by the coding sequence ATGGATACGCCGCAGCTAAACCTGATATTTGGTAGTGTAAGTAAACACATTACGCTTACCCCCGCCGAAAAACAAACATTTGCAGATATGCTGCAAATTAAACAGCTAAAGCGCAAGCAGCACTGGGTGGCTAACGGCGATATCTGCCGCCACTCGGCTTTTGTAACTTCCGGTTGTTTACGCGGCTATACAGTAGACCAAAATGGCTTTGAGCATGTACTAAGTTTTGCCCCAGTAGATTGGTGGATGGCCGATATGTACAGCCTACTGAGCCACCAACCAGGGCAGTTAAATATAGAAGCATTAGAAGACACGGAAATGTTACTATTGTCTAAAATAAATCAGGAAGAGCTTTATCAAACCATACCTAAATTTGAACGCTTTTTTCGTATTCTGGCCGAAAAATCGTTGGTGGCTTACCAGCAGCGGCTTATCGATAACTTAAGTTTGCCCGCAGCCGAGCGTTATGCCCGCTTTTGCAAACGCTATCCTACGCTTATCCATCAATTGCCTCAAAAGCAAATTGCATCGTACATTGGGGTAACGCCAGAGTTTTTCAGCAAGATGAGAAAGAGCTTGTAG